From the genome of Pseudomonas mohnii:
GCGCGCACGCACTTTATCGAAGCGCTGGCCGAGCTGGGCGCTGATGCCTGGGCCGCGCGATTGTTATGCCTGTCCGGGCTGACCCAGCAAGCACTGCTCTGCGCCGACCTCGATGCAGCGCAGGCCTTCAACCGTGAGGCGCTGTGTCTGGCGCGGTCGCAAGGTTCGCTGCTCTTTGAAGGCTTGCTCGAACTCGATCACGCCCAGTGGCTGGAGCAACGCGGCGCTCCCCAACGTGCCGAAAGCCTGCTGGCGGATATCCATGAATTGTTGGATCGGCAGGCTGATCGTCCGACACCGCTGCTGGGACGAATTGCCTTGCGACGCGGACGACTGGCGCTCTGCCAGGGGCAGGACGGCCTGGCTTCCGAGCTCTTCCAGTCCGGTCTGCAAGACTGCCTGCACAGTCAGGACAAACGCGCGCTGTATGGTTTTCTCGGGCTGGCACAGGTGGCAGCCAATCAGCGCGATTACGCACACGCCTTTGACCGGCTGCGCGATGCCGAACGCCTGATGCAGCAGCGGCAGATTCCCGACACGGTTTATCGCAGTGTGTTGCTGCAAATCAGCAGTCACTTCTGGTTGCAGCAAGGTCGCGCGCCATTGGCTTGTGAAGCGTTGACCCGCGTATTGCGGCACTACCGTGGGCCTCAGGCCCGTCACGCGCCTCCGGCCACAGTGGAACTGATCGCGCGGATCGAATACCTGTTGGTGCTGGCCGAGACGTATCTGCATCAGGCGAAGCAGCCGCTGGAGCGGCTCAAGGCGTTGCTCGATCAAGCTCAACGTCACGGGAGGCTGGCGCTTGAAGCGGAGCTGCAATTGGCGATCTGCGAAGTGGCCGATCTGATGGGCGAGACGGCACTGGCCAAGTCGGCCTTGCAGGCCGGGCTGGAGCTGGTGAAACGCTGCCATTTGCAACAAGCCTTGTGCGAACTGCGCCTGCGCCAGCCGACATTGCTCAGTCGATTGGGCGAAGACGAACATATGACGCCTTCGACCCTGGACGACAATCCATTGAGCGCGCGCGAACTGGAAGTGCTCAGCCTGATTGCTCAGGGCAATTCGAATCAGCAGATCGCCGAGCAGTTGTTTATCTCGCTGCATACAGTAAAAACCCACGCGCGAAGAATTCATAGCAAGTTGGGCGTCGAACGTCGTACCCAAGCGGTGGCCATCGCGAAGAAGTTGGGGCTTATATCGTCAGGGTGAAGTGGCTGTGGGTGAAGTTATCTAAGTATAACTTGCAAGATGGCGAAACATTCTACTGCGTGCGTGATGTGCAGATTTGATTAGTATGCTTCCGGCAACAACAAACCTGATATTAATTAGTTGGCAAGCAAGGAAGATAAATCATGGAAGACCTGAATATTGAGCGAGTGTGTGCCATGTTGCATGCAAGGCTCAGTGGGCGTGGTATCGATGTCGATAAAGTGTATGTGAACGGCATTCATAAGTTTGAAGATCCGCAGGTAACTTATTCCCAAACACTGGTGTGGGCGTTCTTTCTACAGCTGCAGGACCGCGAGATTCCCCACTTTGAAGGGGAGACGCTGGGTCTGTTTACCGAGCCTTACACATTCGACCCGGCCTATCGTTTCAAGGGCCTGTACTTTGATGAGGTCAACAGAATGGGAGTGGACATCGCCCGGGTTTTTCTGGGTGACTCCGTAAACGGATGAAAGAGGTTATGCCAGCGTCAGTTGGTATGAACATCATTTATTGATTTTGTTTTCCTCAGCACCGTCGGGTTTCGACGCGTGCTGATGTGAAACAGCTGGCCGTGCAGGATGCATGTGCCTGATAACGACACCGGAAGTATTTATGAGTGACAGTTTCTTTTCTCCCCACAAGATGATGGCGTTGAAGAAAATTCGCGCAGGTTTCGCGGTAGAGGTGTTGTTGGATGAGCGGCTGCAAAAGCTCGGGGTTAACTCGTTCAAGACCTATTTGAATACATTGGATGATCTGATCAGCAAAAATGTCATCTCTTCCAAAACACTATTCGAAGAAACACTGGGTTGGGTCGAAAGTGAACAGTTGCCTAATTATGTACAGGTCCTAAATGAAATTTTCAGTCGGCGGTTTTCCTTTGAAGCCAAAGACAGGGTCAAGGCTCTGGATATGCCGGGCTTTGAGCGCATCGTCATCGATATAGTCAATGCGCTGACCAGTGCTCCCTCGATCAATCTTTCAAAACGGTCGATCAAGCCATTGGACGTTGAGACGGTACACGCGGCATTGAAATATCAAATACCCGAAGTGGATATTGATAGCGTGTACGTGACCAGTTTTATCGTTGAACTCGGGGTGCAAAAAGTCATTCAATCTAGAAGCCTGGTTGAAGATCTATACGCTCATTTGCAGGACGATGAAATTCCGTTCTATTCCGGCGAGGGGATGGGCGTTTATTCGGTCGCCTACAGTGCCGAAGAGCGTCATCTTCATCCACAGCTCACGGCGACGGATATCCGCGATTTAGTGATCGAAATCGTTCCGGATTTCCTGATCTGATTGGACGGGGCTCTCGTATCCCATGCGCCAACTGACGGCCCGCGACGCTGCGAGTAATCGCCGCGCTGCCGGGCCGTTCTCGTCGGCGTGAAACAGCGACGTCGGGCCCACCACCGTCAGCACGGCCACCACGTTCCCCATCGCGTTGAACACCGGCGCCGACAAGGCGTCCACGCCGGGCATCAACAAGCCATGCACATGATGCAGGCCACGTGTGCGGATCTGCTCGCACATGGCTGCATAGGTTTGGTCATCCGCCAGCGCGTGGGCTGATTGCCCCTGCAATTCCTGTTCGCGCAAGTCCACGGTTTCGCGCTTGGGCAGGTAGGCGCCAAACACCAGGCCCGTCGATGAACTGAGCAACGGCAGCACCGAGCCCAATTGCGTCACAACCGTCACCGCACGTACCGCCGGTTCGATGTGCACCACGGTTGCACCCTGGTTGCCCCACACCGCCAGGAAGCAGGTCTCGTTCAAGTCGTCGCGCAACTCGGCCAAGGGCAGGGTGGCGACTTTCAGCACGTCCATACTGTTGAGTGCGGCCAACCCGACGCGCAAGGCTTCGCGGCCCAGGCCGTAATGGTTGGTGGCACTGTTTTGTTCGGCAAAACCGCTGGCGATCAGTGCCTGCAAATAGCGGTGAACCTTGCTCGCCGGCATGTGCACGTGTTCGGCCAGGCGCGAGAGTGAAGTCGAGGGTGATAACTCGGCCAGGGCCTTGAGGATGTCGGTACCCACCTCGGCCGAGCGGACTTTCTGTTTACCGTTGCTGTCTGGCTTTTCCATGGAGGCGGTGTGATCCCGGGACGAATGGGCGTCTTTATAGCTTGACGGTCAATACCAATCAAATTACGTTAT
Proteins encoded in this window:
- a CDS encoding IclR family transcriptional regulator, translating into MEKPDSNGKQKVRSAEVGTDILKALAELSPSTSLSRLAEHVHMPASKVHRYLQALIASGFAEQNSATNHYGLGREALRVGLAALNSMDVLKVATLPLAELRDDLNETCFLAVWGNQGATVVHIEPAVRAVTVVTQLGSVLPLLSSSTGLVFGAYLPKRETVDLREQELQGQSAHALADDQTYAAMCEQIRTRGLHHVHGLLMPGVDALSAPVFNAMGNVVAVLTVVGPTSLFHADENGPAARRLLAASRAVSWRMGYESPVQSDQEIRNDFDH